The proteins below are encoded in one region of Chaetodon trifascialis isolate fChaTrf1 chromosome 11, fChaTrf1.hap1, whole genome shotgun sequence:
- the znf622 gene encoding cytoplasmic 60S subunit biogenesis factor ZNF622: MASYTCISCRVAFADGEVQRAHYKTDWHRYNLKRKVADMPPVTAENFQERVLAQRAAAEQQLSGAAAMEGCAVCNKKFSSTNAYQNHLQSHKHQQAERQALLAAQRKVEKMNEKNLEKGLGDEKVDHDARNEALQQALKEQQRSSPAKQGTAQMSQVVTKQRTQKVEKPPRMMWLEEQAKRREREEGATAGEEDWEDVDEEEEGDDEAMEEEDEEETMDQEEGDSSALSDCHPPALPGAILVTDCLFCPHHSKSLMKNVGHMTKVHSFFIPDVEFLVDLKGLIRYLGEKVGAGNVCLWCNEKGRSFYSTEAVQSHMTDKSHCKLFTDGDAALEFADFYDFRSSYPDRKEGEEAGMDEDELPDDKTLEYDDETLELTLPSGAKVGHRSLMRYYKQRFGAQRTVALSHNKNAVGRVLRQYRALGWGGDGGSGFHQKPRDMQYVQMMKSKWMLKMGMSHNATKQKHFRAQVIF; this comes from the exons ATGGCGTCCTACACCTGCATCAGCTGCCGAGTGGCTTTTGCAGACGGCGAGGTGCAGCGAGCTCACTACAAAACCGACTGGCACCGCTACAACCTGAAGCGCAAGGTGGCCGACATGCCGCCGGTCACTGCTGAGAACTTTCAGGAGCGCGTCCTGGCACAGCGGGCGGCCGCTGAACAGCAGCTGAGCGGCGCAGCGGCCATGGAGGGCTGCGCTGTCTGCAACAAGAAGTTCTCCAGCACCAACGCCTACCAGAACCATCTGCAGTCCCACAAACACcagcaggcagagaggcaggcGCTGCTTGCCGCCCagaggaaggtggagaaaatgaaCGAGAAGAACCTGGAGAAGGGACTTGGTGACGAGAAGGTGGATCACGACGCCAGGAACGAGGCCCTGCAGCAGGCcctgaaggagcagcagaggtcGAGCCCCGCGAAGCAAGGAACAGCCCAGATGTCACAAGTGGTGACAAAGCAGAGGACACAGAAGGTGGAGAAACCTCCCAGGATGATGTGGCTGGAGGAGCAGGCCAAGAGgcgagagagggaagagggagccACGGCCGGGGAAG AGGATTGGGAGGACGttgacgaggaggaagagggtgatgatgaagcaatggaggaggaggatgaagaggagacgaTGGATCAGGAGGAAGGAGACTCGTCGGCTCTGTCGGACTGCCACCCTCCCGCTCTGCCGGGCGCCATCCTCGTCACAGACTGCCTGTTCTGCCCCCACCACTCCAAGTCGCTCATGAAGAACGTCGGCCACATGACCAAAGTCCACAGCTTCTTCATCCCAGACGTGGAGTTCCTCGTCGACCTCAAGGGCCTCATCCGCTACCTGG GAGAGAAAGTCGGCGCTGGGAACGTGTGTTTGTGGTGTAACGAGAAGGGCCGCTCGTTCTACTCCACGGAGGCGGTGCAGAGTCACATGACGGACAAAAGCCACTGTAAGCTTTTCACAGACGGCGACGCTGCTCTGGAGTTTGCAGACTTTTACGACTTCAG GAGCAGCTACCCGgacaggaaggagggagaggaagctGGAATGGACGAAGACGAGCTGCCCGATGACAAGACCCTGGAGTACGACGACGAAACGCTGGAGCTGACCCTCCCCTCAG gtgctAAGGTCGGCCACCGCTCCCTCATGAGGTACTACAAACAGCGGTTCGGAGCCCAGAGGACGGTGGCTCTGAGCCACAACAAGAACGCTGTCGGCCGAGTCCTCCGGCAGTACAGAGCTCTGGGCtggggaggagatggag GCAGCGGCTTCCATCAGAAACCGAGAGACATGCAGTACGTACAGATGATGAAGTCAAAATGGATGCTGAAGATGGGCATGAGCCACAACGCCACCAAGCAGAAGCACTTCAGAGCCCAGGTCATATTCTAA